Part of the Desulfurellaceae bacterium genome, GCTTCGAACGGGCAACCTAGGAGTGCGGGCGTCCCGCCCGCCTCTTCAGACGCATCGGAAATTGCTGAAAATGCTCTAGCCGCTACGGCTCCTGCTCGTAGCGCCAGCCGCTCTTGAGCATCCACAGCCGGTGCCGGGCGCCGGGCGCGTCAGGATCCTCGGTCTCATAGCCGGCGTCACCCTGGTACAGGCAACACGCCCCGCCCGAGACTTTCTGAATGCGGGGAAAAAAGACCTCCGGTTTGCGCTCGGCCAGGCGGCTCAGAGCGTGGTCCACCGTCTGAAAAGCGGCCAGCTTGGTAATCGAGACAAAGGTCAGCGGCGGCAGCTCGATCTCTCCGGCTTTTTGGGCGGCCAGGGCTCTTTCGGGCCGCATCCAGCTGTGGTCGTGGATCTCGTCGCCATCAACCGCAACCACCTCATTGCCGGCCGGGGCGACAAAGAACCAGGTCGAGAAGCGCTTGGGCCGAATGATGGGAGTCGTCCAGTGGGAAAAGAAGACCAGTTTTTCGGCCCCGATCATCAGGTTGGCCTCTTCGCGCGCCTCGCGTACGGCCGCGTTACGGGCTGCGGTCAGCAGGTCGTCCTCGGCGCCGACGACATGGTCGGCGGCGTCAATGTGACCGCCGGGAAAAACCCAGGCGCCGCCGTGGAAGGCCAGCCGGGAGTTGCGGCGCAACAGCAGGGTTTCCAGGCCGGCAGGCGTATCGCGCAGCACAATGACGGTCGCCGACGGAGCAGGAGTGGAGTCTGACATGGGAGGAAATATATCCGTTTGCGGTGGGGCGCAGAAGACCCGGCTATTCTAGGTCTCCGGCCAAAGACGAAAAGGCCGCCGCCCAGCGAAACGGTAGGTGAGAAAATCTCGCCGGTCCAATGTGAAGATGTCCTGTATGCCTCGCTGCTCGGCCAGACAGACGAGGGAGGCGTCAGCCAAATCCATAGGACGGTCTGTATATTTTTGCATCAACGCACGTATACGTTGGAAGTGCTCGGGACCTTGAAAAATCACCTGCAGGTCGCTCTGATCAAGCATGATCCAGAGTGCCTCCTGGGCCCGCCACCCTCCAGCTTCGCCGAGGAGATACATTGCCTCTGTAAAGGGCGGCCAGGTGGTGAGAAACGGGCCAGTGAGACGGGCCAGACACGCGACACAGGCTTCGTGCTCGGGCTCTCCTCTGTCTATCAAGGCAATGAGAGGACCGGCATCAATGAGCGTCACTCCGTATCCTTCTTGGCCAGAAGCGTGCGAAAAGCCTTCCCCGTGTCTCGCGCTCGGCCGCCTGAGGTTTTCACCCGTCCAATGACCGGCCTTAAACGCTCAGTCAGAGAGGGATGCAAGACTTCTTCACACCGCCTCGCAACAGCCTCTCGAATCAATTCGGATTGGGAAATGCCCAATGCACGCGCGGCCCGCTCAAGACTCGCTCTGAGTGCCGGATCGAAACGAACGCTTTTGGTCATGGTGTTCTCTCGTAATACGGATTTTCTATCCGTATTACATGCACCGTTCCTCAGATCAACAGCAAGGCGCTACAGCCAGTCAAAAGAAGGGGTGTAGGGCACACTCCCCACTCCCTCTTAGTAGCTGTGTACGCACAAGGCGGTCCTACCGCCAACCGTCCCAGGATTCTAAGCCGGGCAGCCACGGGGGGCTGCCCCTAGCAGTGCGATCAGGCGCGTTTGACGGCCATCAGGCTGCCGTCCCCGTCGGCGGCAATATAGACGGTTCCGTCACTGCCGATGGCCAGGTCGGAGAACGGCGTGAGCGGTCCCGGAACCAGCTCGGCAATGCCCGGCAGCACCTTGGGCGTCACACCCGGCGGAGCGCCGACCGGCAGATTGCTGGCCACAGTCTGACGCTGTTTGGTTGACAGCGAGAAGGCAATCAGCTCCTTACTGCCCGTATCGACCACAAACAGCTGATCTCCCGACAGCGCCACCCCGTGCGGCTTTTGGAGTCCGTCGAGAACGGTCGAGGTTCCGCCGTTGACATGCACGACCTGGCCGCGGTCGCCATCACTCACGTAACAGCTGCCGTCACCGGCCACCGCCACACCCATCGGACGGCCCAGACCACTCGCCGCAGTCGAGACCTCTCCACCCGTCGTCACGATCAGCACCCGACCGGCCCCGCCCTCGGCCACAACCAGCGACCCGTCAGGGCTCACCGCCAGGCCGTAGAGTTCGTTCAGGCCCTCGGCGATCACGCTGGTCTCACGAGCGTCGAGGTCATACGACACCACATTGCCGGCCGAGATGTTGGCGTACACATTGTTAGACGGACCAGCCGCGATGCCGCGCAGAAAACCCGGGAAGCCTTCCTCGGGGAACTGGGCCGGGCGGCTCTGCTGGCCGTCGGACGTCAGTGTGATCAGGCTCATGCCGTCGGCCGCAAACAGGGTGCCGTTGCCGACCGACAGGCCAAACGGGCCGAGCATGCCGGCGCCGCTCAACACCCGCTCTGTACCGTCGTTCATGATCTCCGCCACCCCACCGTCCACAAAGTGAGAAATGAACAGCCGGTTGTCATCGTCAATCACAAAATTATCGATCCCCGGGCGGACTTTGGCGACCTGCGTTTTGACCCCGCTCTGGATGTCGATCTTGGTAATCTCGCCGCTGCCAGCCTGGGTGGTGGTCAGCAGGCCGTTCTTGTCAAACTTGACCGCGGTGGGCACGGCCAGGCCATCGACAAACTTCTCGGGCCGGCCGCCTTCGAGCGCGCAGCGCCAGATCTCGCCGACGGCGATCTGGGGAAAATAGATGTTGCCGTCAGGACCGACCATCAGCGCGTTGGGCAAGGGCAGATTGTCGGCCATCAGCCGCGGCGAACGGCCGTCCGGGTACAGCTCCCACAAACGCCCGCCCGGACGACACTCGTCCATGAACAACCGGTCCTGGTAGGCCACGATACCGTTGGCGCCCGGAACGTTATCGGCGATGACCTTGACCTCGCCGTTCGGCGTACGCGAGCTGACCCGGGCGCTCATGACCTCGGTCACATACATTGTGCCGTGCGAATCAAAGGCGATATCGTCCGGTGCCACAATCTCTCCCCCGACCGGCGAGACGGTTTCCCTGGCCCCGGTCGCCGGGTCAAGGGCGCTGACCTGGCTGCCAAAGGCCTGGACAACATAGATCCGGCCGTCCGGGCCAAACCGCATGCCGTTGGCTCCAAACAGCTCGCTCGGTGGGGTGACCCGCGACAGCTGCCAGCCCTCCGCAGCCTGGGGTCCTGCTGTTTCAGTATATCGACTCATGGCTCTTCCTCCTTTTTTGGACGTGGTTCTTAACGGCCCTTAAACTCCGGCTTTCTGCGCTCCCGCCAGGCTGTGTGTGCCTCGTGACTGTCTTCGGTCTGGCCGAGCAGCATGAAGCGATAGATATCGGTCTGAGCGGCCTCTTTGAGCGAGGCGATATCCAACCCCTTGTTGAGCGACTCCTTGGCCATCCTGGCCGCCAGCGGCGGCAGGCCGGCCAGACGTTGGGCGTAATCGTAGGCCAAGGGCATCAGCTCCGGCAAGGGCACGACGCGGTTGAGCAGGCCGACCCGATAGCCCTCGGCCGCGCTGATCCGTTCGCCCAGCAACACCATCTCCATGGCTTTGCCCCGGCCGATGTAGCGGGCCAGGCGCACCGCCCCGCCGTAGGCCGGAATAATGCCCAGCGGCACCTGGGGCAGGCCGAGTTCGGCATTCTCGGACGCCAGCAGAATGTCACAGCACAGGGTAATCAAACAGCCGATGCCGACCGCGTAGCCGTTGATGGCGGCCACTACCGGCTTGGGGTAGTCGGCTACGGCGTTGAAGACGGCAAAGCCACGGGGGCTGATTGTCGCTAGATGGGCGCCGACCGAGTTCACCTTATGCGTCTTGGCGTTGCCCAGGTCGGCGCCGGCCGAGAACGCCTTGTCGCCCGCCCCGGTGAATACGGTGACCAAGACCTCGGGGTCGTCCTCCATGGCGCCAAAGACCTCGATGATTTCTTCGGACAGATCGGTGGTCCAGGCGTTGCGTTTGTGGGGACGGTTGATGGTGACGGTCGCGATCCCGTCCTGCTTGTCGTACAGCAAAGATTCGTACGCCATACTCCCTCCTGTGTGGTTCTCAGCCCGCCCCCTTGGTCGGCGGCACGGCTGCCGGCTGGCTCTCAACCTCAAAGACAATATGCCCGGCCCGCTCCTGGGCCGCCACCCGAGCCGCCACCAGGGGAGGAAGCCGGATGGAGCGCTGGTCGGGGAATTTGTCCGGGTAGAGCAGCGGTCGCAAATAAAACTGGTCGGGATAGGGCACCTCGGCCTGGGTCTTGTAGGGACTCAGGAACCAGCCCCGGCGCAGGAACTCGGGACTGAAGTAGGTCTGCCAGTGGTCGGCCAGCCAGTTGACCTTTTTGTGGTAGTCGTGCACCCCCACGGTCAGCAGGTCGAGGTCAATCCGCCAGAACAGAAAGATCAGAGCGGTATAGCCGAGCCGGCCGTCGGCCGGGTACTCCTGGCGCTCCAGACGCTCGGCGACCAGGGCCAGCTTGCCGTCCCGGTCGTACTGTTCGATCCGCAGCGGACAGAAGACGGTCGTGTCGATCCAGTACACCAGCCTGCTGCAGTAATACTCGGGCAGCCACTCCGGGCGCGGCACCGACTCGACCACATAGGTCTCGACCCCGAGGCATCGCCCATTATCCTGAGGCGGCTGGTGTCCTGCTCATACGACGAACCGTCCGGCCGGGTCAGGGTGATGGTCGGGCGGGTGGTGGGAAAACGGACGGTAGAGTACAACACGTCCGTCCCCAGCAGCTTCCACGAGAACTCCCACGGGTCCCGGCCCCGGAGATCGTCAAAGGTCTGGGCGCTGTTGGGAAAACGCGCCCCGCGGCGCGGCTGCGGCTGGCGACGAATCCGGCGCCGCTCCGGGGTGTAGTTATAGCGGTCCTGCTTCTTGATGAATTGCCGGTCGGTCCGGTACTCCACCCGCAGGCTCTGGCGGCCGGCCGCGGACGGCGGGTTGGTGAACTGGGAGAAGGCCCGCATATACTCCTGGCCTGCGGGCAGGCGCATCAAGGCTCCCCCATCCGCAGGCCGGTACAGGACGGCGGTATTGTTCTTGAGCGTCCGAATATAGCCCGCGGCCGTCATGCTCTGCACCGTACTGAGCCAGATATGCGAGAAGCGCGGCCGGGGCGTATCCAGATCGAAGGCCAGATAGGCCAGTTCTTCGGCCGTATACGGGGGTGAGAACGGATACGCCTCCGCCGGCAGGTAGGGAATCTGGGGGTTGCGCGGGGTAGTCTGGCGCAGGTCAAGCCGGCTCAACTCCTGGGCCGACAGCTCGTCGAGGGTTTTCCAGGTTTTGGCCGGGGCTTGGGCCAGCACGCCGGACGCCCAGCCCAGACCCCACACCAGCAGCACGACCAGTCGGAGCACTCCCCTACTCTCCCAGCTGTGCTTCGAGTTCTTGCAGCTCGGCAATCAGCGCGCTCAGGTCGGCGCTGTTCTCAAACACCGCCGTCCCGCTCGCCGGAGCAGTGCCGCTAATCCTGAGACTGACCACAGTGTCTGTCGCGTTGTGGATGCACACCCGCACAAAAGTTCCCTCAACCCAGCGCCGGGCAAAGGTATCGTCGCCAATCGTAACCCGTAATGCCATGTTCACCTTTTCCGTGACACAGGTTCGGTGGGCAGCTCCGAGCCGAACACCAAGTGCGGGCGCGATGCCTCCCCTCAGGCCAGACGCGCCATACGGCGGGCGAAGTCGCTGACCCTGGACCAGTCGTACTCGCGGTACAGCTGCATTTTCTCGGCCTCCATCGAGCCCTCGGCGTGCAGCGCCAGCACAGCCTGGTAGCCGCCAAAGTCGGACGCGGTAATGTCCTGAATCAAGTTGATCAGCTGCAAGCGCTCGCGGCCCGAGGTGCCCTTGCGGCCCTTGAGATATTTCTCGATCAGCGGCCCGGTCTCCTCGCTGTGCAGGTCTTCGACGGCCGGAGCGGTGACCAGGATGCCGCCGGCAATGTCCTGGACGTGCGACAGCGCCTGGTGGAAATTGGCCGCAAAATGATGCTTGGCGATATTCACCGTGGCCGGGTTGGGAATGACCATATCAAAATCGGTCGGCACGGCTTTCATGCACGCCATATGGGTCAGCGAGCGGGTCGTTTCGGCATAGCTGGCCAGCCAGAACAGCTTCTCTTTGATGTGGGCGGCCTTTTCGACCCCGTTGTACTCGGCCATCAGCCGCGCCGCGCCGGCCAGCAGATCCAGAAACGGCAGCTTGTAGGAAATCGCGGTCAGCCGGTGGTACTCCACAAACGACAGGGCCAGCGGGCCGGCAAACTGCCACTCGCCCTTCAGAAATATCCGCTCGTTGGGCACAAACACATCGTCAAAGACCGTCAGGGTTTCGGTCATCTTGAGGCCCGAGCTGACCGGATGGTCGAAGGCGTTGCGCTCGGTGTACGAGCCATAGCCGCTCATCAGCAGCTTGAGCCCCGGCGTGTCGAGCGGAATAGCAAAGGACACCGCGTAGTCCTTATCGGCCTCGCCCATCGCCCGGGTCGGCAGCACGATCATCTCATTCGCGTGGGTCGTGTTGGAGGTGTGGGTTTTTGCCCCGCGCACCACAATGCCGTCCGGCCGCTCCTCAACAATGTGCAGATACAGGTCGGGGTCTTCCTGCTCCGAGGGGCGGAGCGAGCGGTCGCCCTTGACGTCGGTCTGGGCCAGGGCAAAGCTCAAGTCGTTGCGCCAGCACGACTCATAAAAGGCTGCGACGTTGTCGGCATAGCGCGTGCCCAGGGCCGCATCGACCTTCTGGCAGGTCCGGGTCAGGCCGAACAGGGCATCGCTGCCAACCACTTTGGCCAGCACCACCAGGGTGCCGCCCTCCCGACACGCCGTTTCAATCAGCTCGCTACGCTTGAGCAGCTCTTCGGCGCTGCGGGGCGGCAGGAAATAGCGGCTCATCTCCTCCCCGCTGTCCGGGTGGCGTACGACCGCCAGAGCGCGGAACTCGGGGTCGTGCATCAGGCGATAGTCCGTAGCCTCGTGATTGATCGCCTTCTGGATCAGCGGATGTTCCGTCACATTACTCAGCCGCTGGCCGCGCAGATACACCACGCGGTCGTCTTTGAGGCTGTCTGTATACTGCTCAACCGTCCGGATAGACATGCCGTTCTTCCTTTCTCATTGCCTGGCTTTACGTTTCAGGTCTGCCGTTTTAGGCTTCCTCCATGCATCCGAAACTGCAAGAGGCGGTGCGCCTGTTCAACCGACGCGAGTATTTCAGCTGTCACCAGGTCTTGGAAGAGGGCTGGCCTGAAATCGCGGCCGAGGATCAGGCCTTTTACGAAGCCCTGATCCGTTTTGCCACCGGTCTCCACCTGCGCTTCAACCGCGGCGCCTCACAGGGCACGGTGAATTTACTGACCCAGGGGTTGATGCGTCTCGAAAACTACCGTCCCAGCCATCACGGGCTCGATGTAGCCCGGCTGTACGCCGATATGGACGCCCACGCCGAACACCTCAAGACCGCGGCCAAGGACAAACCCGGCATGTTTGAGCGCTGGCGCGTGCCGCGTATCTACTACGCGGACGAATAAGTTGTCGGGCGACACAGCACGGGTCCTCCTCCCTGTCGGCTGATGGACGCGACCCTAGCCCGGGACCGGCCACAAAGTCAACGCGCGGCTGTCCAGCGCTTGAAGGATACACGGGACGGCGCTAGGTTGCGGGCAAAGCCCATTCGGACTTTTGGTTTGGATTGCAGTAAAGGAATCGACACGAGCATGCCGCCAGCCATTCCCCTGACCCGCACCACCCGGCCAAAGCCGAAACCGCGCGACGACCAACTCGGGTTTGGCGAGATTTTTACCGATCACATGTTTGTGATGGACGGCTCTGCCGACCAGGGCTGGCATGATCCGCGCATCGTGCCGTACGGTCCGCTGTCGCTCGACCCCTCGACTGCGGTGTTGCACTACGGGCAGGCGATCTTTGAGGGTATCAAAGCCTACCGCTCGGTCCAGGACACAATTGTGCTGTTCCGGGCCGACAAGAGTGCTGAACGGCTCAACCGTTCGGCCCGACGCCTGTGCATGCCGCAGATCGAGGAAGATGTCTTTGTCTCGGCTCTGAAGAGCCTGATCGCGGTTGACCGCGACTGGGTGCCTCGGGCGGCGGGCACGTCTCTGTACATCCGGCCGACGATGATTGCCGCCGACCCCTATCTGGGGGTTCGTCCGTCCCAGACCTACACCTTCTTTGTCATTCTGTCCCCGGTCGGGGCGTATTACGCCGAGGGCTTCAACCCGGTCAAAATCCTGGTCGAAGACCGCTATGTGCGCTCGGTCAAAGGCGGGATGGGCGAGGCCAAGACCGGCGGCAACTATGCGGCCAGCCTGCTGGCCGGGGAAGAGGCCCACCGTCAGGGCTACTCTCAGGTCTTATGGCTGGACGGACTTGAGCGGCGCTATATCGAAGAGGTCGGCTCGATGAATATCGCCTTCATGCTTGACGACCGCCTGGTCACCCCGGCCCTCAACGGCAATATCCTGGCCGGCATCACCCGCGACAGCGTACTTCAGCTGGCCACCGACTGGGGCATTCCGGTTGTCGAGCGTCCTGTCACGATTGACGAAATCCTGACCGCAGCGGGCAACGGCCATCTCCAGGAAGTCTTTGGGATGGGGACGGCGGCGGTGATCTCACCGGTCAGCGAGCTGTTCTACAAGGGCCACACCATCAGCATCAACGACGGCCGCGTCGGTCGGGTCGCCCAGCGTCTGTTTGACGAGATTTCCGGCATCCAGCGCGGCCTCAGACCCGATCCCTACGGTTGGCTGGTAGAGGCTGAGGGATAAATGAAAGAGCTGTCCCAAGGGATTCTGCGGGAGATAACCCGGCGGCTGGTCGCCGAGTTTCAGCCGGAACAGGTCATTCTGTTCGGCTCTCACGAATACCAGATTCTTGAACGCGGAAAAGTGTTGTATGGATGAAGCCAAGCGTGATCTTGTACGGGCTTGGCTCACCTCGCCTGTCGCTTCAACTCGCCGTCCATCCGGACATGCAGCATGGCACTCCGGGTGCCCCTCGAAGCCTTCTGTTTCTGTGGAAAGAGGAGCCGACAGGGGGCTGTCTGTTTCGTCTCCGCTGAGATCAGAGGGTCTAATAAGTATTTGATTTTCTTTATGTTTTGAGCAAGTGATTCAAAAGGGTCTGATAAGTGCCCGATTTTCCTTACTGTTCTTTAATATAACAATGTTCTAAATAAAACCTTCTCTGTTTCCAACGTGCCATGAAAGATGACGATATGGTAGCTGTGCGTCTGCTTGCTCGTCGATCCGACGCTTAGATTCGGCTGGTCCGAGTTGCTGAGCATCTGTTCAAGAAATTTATGGCTGGCCTGCCCTGGCACGTTCAGGACTTGCACCCCCGGTACGGACAAGATACAAGGTGTCGGCAAAATTTTGGCCCCATCTTGAGGAGGCTCCCATGTCTTTCCTGCTTCGCCTTTGTCTTGGACTATTTCTCCTGGCGCCTTCGCTTGTTTATGCAGAATTTCTTGAGACTCCTGACGACGGCGATAAGCTGTCAGGGATTGGGGTGATCCGTGGCTGGAAGTGTGAGGCCGCGGGGGACATCACAGTCAAATTTGATGATGAGACGCAGCCCGTGTCCCTGGTGTATGGCGTCGAGCGGCCCGATACCGAACCTCGATGCGGGGACACGGACAACGGCTTTGTAGCTATCTATAACTGGGCGCTGCTGGGCGATGACGAGCATACGGCTGTGGCCTACGATAACGGCGTGGAGTTTGCCCGCAGCACGTTCTCGGTAGCGACCGCCGGGGTAGAGTATCTGACCAATGCGCCGGACACTTGTGTCACCGTGAATGATTTCCCGTCGACTGGTGAGACGACATACCTCGAGTGGAATACGAGCACCCAACATTTCGAGATGGTGGAGTCGTGCAAGAGTCCTGAGCCCGAGCCAACAGAACCCGAGCCAGCCGATCTTGGGGAGTGTATGGTTGGGTCAATTGTGAATCCGGGACAAATGTGCAGCGGCACCATACTCAGCATCGACTTCACTTTTTCTGTCGAGGCAGACGGACGAGGGTGTGTAGAGAGTTTAGTCCTTAATCGGTGTTACGACACTAGTCTGTCTGAGTTCGGCGCTGCTGCCAGCAGAAATGACGATGACAGCTGGACGATTACCGCCCTTCCATAGCGTTCCTCACTGAACGATGGATTGGCGGTTGAAGCGCTCTTTTGAGGAGATTCTGATGTCCTTCTGGCTCCGCCTTTGCCTCGGGCTCGTTATCCTGGCCCCCTCGCTGACTGTGGCGCAGGAGCAGGAGCAAGAGCAGGAAATAGAAGGGCGGCTTGAGATTCCCAGCCAGGGGGACACGCTGTCCGGGATTGGGGTCATCTCGGGCTGGAAGTGTGAGGCCGAGGGGGCGATCACGGTCCGAGTCGATGATGCAAATCCCCTGCCCACGCTGTACGGGCTGTCTCGTGAGGACACCGAAGAAACGTGTGGAGATACGGATAACGGCTTTGTGACCTACTTCAACTGGGGCCTCCTGGGCGACGGAACATACACCGTCGCAGCCCTCGATAACGGCAAGAAGTTCGACAGCAGCACGGTCAGGGTGGCGACCTTCGGAGAGGAGTTTGTCGAAGACGCAGATCCCGGCCCGTTCACAATCCTGGATTTCCCGTCGCTGGGTGAGAAGGCGGAGTTTGTGTGGAACACAAGTACCCAACACCTGGAACTCCTCTCCCTGTCTCAGGTGAATTTCCAGGACGCGTACGGGGGGCTGAAGATACCTGAAGGCCGCCCGCCATCTCCAGCGCCACTGCTCCCGCCGCCGCCCCTGCCGTGTGCGAGAGACGAAACAAGTTATCGCGGGGACACGTATTTGATTCGATTCGATCCCGACTTTCTCTTCGGTGCCGACCTTCCCATTGCGTGTGCGGCACCCAGAGGGATTATACAAGTGGAAGTACAGGAGGGAAGATTTTCCGTTTCTGCCGACGCCCCTCCGCACGGAGTCTTCAGGTTTTCTGGCGAGGTCTGCGACAAGGAAAGCGGCAGTCTTTTCGTCGGGGGATGGTCGCTGAACGACAGCTATCAGGGCTATTTCACCGGCAGCCTAGCTGACCTGGAGGGCATCAACTGCCCGAGCCGCTGGCAGGACACGGCTGGTTGCACGGGTGACCTCCTCATCACACCGCTTCCCA contains:
- a CDS encoding NUDIX hydrolase translates to MSDSTPAPSATVIVLRDTPAGLETLLLRRNSRLAFHGGAWVFPGGHIDAADHVVGAEDDLLTAARNAAVREAREEANLMIGAEKLVFFSHWTTPIIRPKRFSTWFFVAPAGNEVVAVDGDEIHDHSWMRPERALAAQKAGEIELPPLTFVSITKLAAFQTVDHALSRLAERKPEVFFPRIQKVSGGACCLYQGDAGYETEDPDAPGARHRLWMLKSGWRYEQEP
- a CDS encoding PIN domain-containing protein, whose product is MTLIDAGPLIALIDRGEPEHEACVACLARLTGPFLTTWPPFTEAMYLLGEAGGWRAQEALWIMLDQSDLQVIFQGPEHFQRIRALMQKYTDRPMDLADASLVCLAEQRGIQDIFTLDRRDFLTYRFAGRRPFRLWPET
- a CDS encoding ribbon-helix-helix protein, CopG family, which produces MTKSVRFDPALRASLERAARALGISQSELIREAVARRCEEVLHPSLTERLRPVIGRVKTSGGRARDTGKAFRTLLAKKDTE
- a CDS encoding SMP-30/gluconolactonase/LRE family protein, with translation MSRYTETAGPQAAEGWQLSRVTPPSELFGANGMRFGPDGRIYVVQAFGSQVSALDPATGARETVSPVGGEIVAPDDIAFDSHGTMYVTEVMSARVSSRTPNGEVKVIADNVPGANGIVAYQDRLFMDECRPGGRLWELYPDGRSPRLMADNLPLPNALMVGPDGNIYFPQIAVGEIWRCALEGGRPEKFVDGLAVPTAVKFDKNGLLTTTQAGSGEITKIDIQSGVKTQVAKVRPGIDNFVIDDDNRLFISHFVDGGVAEIMNDGTERVLSGAGMLGPFGLSVGNGTLFAADGMSLITLTSDGQQSRPAQFPEEGFPGFLRGIAAGPSNNVYANISAGNVVSYDLDARETSVIAEGLNELYGLAVSPDGSLVVAEGGAGRVLIVTTGGEVSTAASGLGRPMGVAVAGDGSCYVSDGDRGQVVHVNGGTSTVLDGLQKPHGVALSGDQLFVVDTGSKELIAFSLSTKQRQTVASNLPVGAPPGVTPKVLPGIAELVPGPLTPFSDLAIGSDGTVYIAADGDGSLMAVKRA
- a CDS encoding enoyl-CoA hydratase/isomerase family protein; amino-acid sequence: MAYESLLYDKQDGIATVTINRPHKRNAWTTDLSEEIIEVFGAMEDDPEVLVTVFTGAGDKAFSAGADLGNAKTHKVNSVGAHLATISPRGFAVFNAVADYPKPVVAAINGYAVGIGCLITLCCDILLASENAELGLPQVPLGIIPAYGGAVRLARYIGRGKAMEMVLLGERISAAEGYRVGLLNRVVPLPELMPLAYDYAQRLAGLPPLAARMAKESLNKGLDIASLKEAAQTDIYRFMLLGQTEDSHEAHTAWRERRKPEFKGR
- a CDS encoding DUF1329 domain-containing protein, translated to MLRLVVLLVWGLGWASGVLAQAPAKTWKTLDELSAQELSRLDLRQTTPRNPQIPYLPAEAYPFSPPYTAEELAYLAFDLDTPRPRFSHIWLSTVQSMTAAGYIRTLKNNTAVLYRPADGGALMRLPAGQEYMRAFSQFTNPPSAAGRQSLRVEYRTDRQFIKKQDRYNYTPERRRIRRQPQPRRGARFPNSAQTFDDLRGRDPWEFSWKLLGTDVLYSTVRFPTTRPTITLTRPDGSSYEQDTSRLRIMGDASGSRPMWSSRCRARSGCPSITAAGWCTGSTRPSSVRCGSNSTTGTASWPWSPSVWSARSTRPTAGSAIPL
- a CDS encoding DUF309 domain-containing protein — translated: MHPKLQEAVRLFNRREYFSCHQVLEEGWPEIAAEDQAFYEALIRFATGLHLRFNRGASQGTVNLLTQGLMRLENYRPSHHGLDVARLYADMDAHAEHLKTAAKDKPGMFERWRVPRIYYADE
- a CDS encoding branched-chain amino acid aminotransferase; its protein translation is MPPAIPLTRTTRPKPKPRDDQLGFGEIFTDHMFVMDGSADQGWHDPRIVPYGPLSLDPSTAVLHYGQAIFEGIKAYRSVQDTIVLFRADKSAERLNRSARRLCMPQIEEDVFVSALKSLIAVDRDWVPRAAGTSLYIRPTMIAADPYLGVRPSQTYTFFVILSPVGAYYAEGFNPVKILVEDRYVRSVKGGMGEAKTGGNYAASLLAGEEAHRQGYSQVLWLDGLERRYIEEVGSMNIAFMLDDRLVTPALNGNILAGITRDSVLQLATDWGIPVVERPVTIDEILTAAGNGHLQEVFGMGTAAVISPVSELFYKGHTISINDGRVGRVAQRLFDEISGIQRGLRPDPYGWLVEAEG